Below is a genomic region from Caldisalinibacter kiritimatiensis.
ATATTTATCATTAGTAAAGGTTTTTGAAAATACAGGTACCTGTGTTTTATTGTGATTTGTTGAATAACCAGTTATGTAAAGTAAAGGACAAAATCTAGTAACTCCTTCTGCCACCTTCATAGCTCCTAAACCTACCAAAAGACTAGATTTCTTCATTATACCTAAACCTAAAACTGTTAATCCTCCTGTTATTCTAAGATAAGCGTCAACATCGCCAACGTTTTTTTCCATAATATCAACTCCTAAATATAATTGATATTATTAGTGTACCCTTTTTTAGATTTTGTATTAAAAAAGAGATGCTTGTTTAGCACCTCTAAAAATTAATCCCATCTTTTTTAGTAGCAACACTTAAAGCAATTCCTATACTAACCATATTAGCTAAAAGGAATGTTCCTCCATAACTTAAAAAAGGAAGAGGAATTCCTGTAACGGGAGTTAATCCCATTGTCATACCTATGTTTTCAAATATATGAAATATCATCATAGAAGCTATACCTATGACTATAAGTGAACCGAATAAATCCTTTGCATTTCTAGCTATTTTGATAAGACGATAAATCATTATGAAATATAAGAGTAGTACAGCTAGTCCACCTATGAAACCTAATTCTTCGCCTATTACTGCAAAAATAAAATCTGTATGTTGTTGAGGAATATATTTAGATTGAGTCAGTTTTCCATGAAATAATCCTCTTCCGAATATTTTTCCAGAACCTATGGCCATTTTAGATTGAATAACTTGGTATCCTGATCCCATAGGGTCACGACTAGGGTTAAAAAAATCTAATATTCTATCCCGTTGATATGGTTTTAAAGTAAACCATAAAGCAGGTGAACTTATAATACCAGCAATAGCTGCGTATAATACATATTTATAATCAAGACCAGCAGTAAATATCATTATAAAAATAAAGAAGATAAACACAAATGCTGTACCATAGTCTGGTTGCATTAGTATAAGTCCTACTGGTATAAAAGCAAAGATTAATATTTTTATTAAAGTTCCAATTTCATTTATTTGTTCTTTATTTTTATCAATAAATTTAGCTACGGAAATTATAATACCGAATTTAGCTATTTCTGAAGGCTGAAATGTAAAGCTACCTATAGCTAACCAGCTCCTAGCACCCCATTGTTCCTCACCAAATCCAAATATCAAAACAGCTACTAATAGCAAATTACTAAATATATATATAGGTATATATAATTTACCAAAGGTTTCATAGTTAAAGAACGTAAAAAATACTATAGCAAAAATACCTAAAGTAAATGCTATTGCTTGCATTTTTAAGTGCTGAGTATCAGGAGCAGCACTTTTTATCATTATTATACCAATTATATTTAATAAAATAACTGTTATAAGTAATGTGAAATCGAATTTTTTCCAGAATTTTTTTCCTAATTTAGGCATATTATTACCCTTTCTATCATAAACTAATAAGATTATAACATATAATGTGTTTGTTATAAACATCTATAGAAATAATTAAAAATTAAGAACAACAATTGATTTGTAACCAAGTAAATAGTAATAAATAGATAGTTTTGATATAATTTTATTTAAAATAAGGTTAAAGGGAGAGATACATATGCACCTAGGATGTCATTTATCAATATCAAAAGGATATGAAGAGGCAGGTAAACAAGCTTTAAGTATAGGAGCTAATACATTTCAGTTTTTTACTAGAAATCCAAGGGGAGGAAAAGCTAAAGAAATAAATGCAGAAGATGTAAAAAAGTTAAAAGATATTATGGTAGAACATAGCTTTGGTCCATTATTAGCTCATGCTCCATATACATTGAATATGGCTTCACATAAAGAGAGAATCTGGGAATTCGCAAAAATGACTTTAGCAGATGATTTAAAGAGATTAGAGGAAATTCCATGTGATTTATATACATTTCATCCAGGGAACCATTTGAAAAAGGGTGTAGAATACGGAATTAATAGAATTACAGAAGGACTTAATGAAATATTAACAGGGAATGAAAGTACTACGATTTTATTAGAAACAATGTCTGGTAAAGGTACAGAAGTGGGCTATACATTTGAACAAATTAAGGAAATAATTGACAAGGTTAAGTATTCAGAGTTAATGGGGGTGTGCCTTGATACTTGTCACATCTATTCAGCGGGTTATGATATAGTTAATGATTTAGATGATGTATTACAGAAATTTGATGATATCATAGGACTAGATAGACTTAAGGCTATACACCTTAACGATAGTATGAAGGATTTTAATAGTAAAAAAGATAGACATGAAAAAATAGGAAAAGGTACTATTGGGTTAGAAGCTATAAACAAAATTATTACACATCCTCAATTAAAACATTTACCTTTTCTGTTAGAAACACCTAACGATTTAGAAGGATATAAAGAAGAAATAGAATTATTAAGAAATGTATAGAAAAATACCACAAAAAAGTGAGCTATGCTCGCTTTTTTTCCGCCTTTATCCAAATTGTGTATAAAGATAGATATAACAAAGGATAATATATACATATTTGGATAGGAGGTTAATACATGCAAGGGATAATAGCAAGTATAATTGTAGGACTTTGTACTGGCATAGGTTCATTGCCATTACTGTTATTTAAAAAAGTTCCAATAGGTGTTAAAGATGGGTTATTAGGCTTTGCTGGTGGAGTTATGGTGTTTGCTAGTTCATTTAATTTAATACGTCCAGCAATGCAAAAAGGGAGTTTGCTTTGTATTACAGGTGGTATCATAGCAGGGACTTTGTTATTGACTTTTATTGAGTATGTAGTACCCCATACTCATACGAATCAATTTAATAGCAGTAAGAATGATGCATTAAAAAAAACTCTACTATTGGGAATAGCTGTTGCTATACATAATACGCCTGAGGGATTTGCTGTTGGAGTAGGATATGGCTCTGGAGATGTAGCATCAGGGTTGAACTTAGCCTTGGCTATGGGGATACAGAATATACCTGAGGGTCTAGTAGTTGCAGCATCATTAAAAGAAGCAGGAGCTTCGAAGAAAAAAATGGTATTGTTTTCTTTTTTAACAGGAATTGGAGAGCCAATAGCAGCTGCTATTGGATTAGTAGCAGTAGGTTTTATAGAAAATATATTACCTTTTATATTAGCACTAACAGCTGGGGCTATGTTTTATGTTGTATCCCATGAACTTATTCCAGAAAGTCATGGAGGTGGCAATGAAATGTTAGCTACATATGGATTTATCCTCGGTTTAATTTTAATGATAATATTTAAATGTACAATAGGTGAATAATTTAATTCCATAAATTATTGGTATCAATATTTTCTAAGGCTTTAATTGTTTTACTTTCAATATCAGGATATAAGTTTTTTAGTTGTGTAAGTAATTGTTTCATTTCTTCTCGTTTAGTTTTTTTATCAACTGGACATATACCACCGGCTGCTAAAGGTAG
It encodes:
- the rodA gene encoding rod shape-determining protein RodA gives rise to the protein MFITNTLYVIILLVYDRKGNNMPKLGKKFWKKFDFTLLITVILLNIIGIIMIKSAAPDTQHLKMQAIAFTLGIFAIVFFTFFNYETFGKLYIPIYIFSNLLLVAVLIFGFGEEQWGARSWLAIGSFTFQPSEIAKFGIIISVAKFIDKNKEQINEIGTLIKILIFAFIPVGLILMQPDYGTAFVFIFFIFIMIFTAGLDYKYVLYAAIAGIISSPALWFTLKPYQRDRILDFFNPSRDPMGSGYQVIQSKMAIGSGKIFGRGLFHGKLTQSKYIPQQHTDFIFAVIGEELGFIGGLAVLLLYFIMIYRLIKIARNAKDLFGSLIVIGIASMMIFHIFENIGMTMGLTPVTGIPLPFLSYGGTFLLANMVSIGIALSVATKKDGINF
- a CDS encoding ZIP family metal transporter — its product is MQGIIASIIVGLCTGIGSLPLLLFKKVPIGVKDGLLGFAGGVMVFASSFNLIRPAMQKGSLLCITGGIIAGTLLLTFIEYVVPHTHTNQFNSSKNDALKKTLLLGIAVAIHNTPEGFAVGVGYGSGDVASGLNLALAMGIQNIPEGLVVAASLKEAGASKKKMVLFSFLTGIGEPIAAAIGLVAVGFIENILPFILALTAGAMFYVVSHELIPESHGGGNEMLATYGFILGLILMIIFKCTIGE
- a CDS encoding deoxyribonuclease IV, with amino-acid sequence MHLGCHLSISKGYEEAGKQALSIGANTFQFFTRNPRGGKAKEINAEDVKKLKDIMVEHSFGPLLAHAPYTLNMASHKERIWEFAKMTLADDLKRLEEIPCDLYTFHPGNHLKKGVEYGINRITEGLNEILTGNESTTILLETMSGKGTEVGYTFEQIKEIIDKVKYSELMGVCLDTCHIYSAGYDIVNDLDDVLQKFDDIIGLDRLKAIHLNDSMKDFNSKKDRHEKIGKGTIGLEAINKIITHPQLKHLPFLLETPNDLEGYKEEIELLRNV
- a CDS encoding YgaP family membrane protein, which encodes MEKNVGDVDAYLRITGGLTVLGLGIMKKSSLLVGLGAMKVAEGVTRFCPLLYITGYSTNHNKTQVPVFSKTFTNDKY